In one Candidatus Peribacter riflensis genomic region, the following are encoded:
- a CDS encoding peptidase S9 prolyl oligopeptidase active site domain-containing protein: MKSVRSPSALLGLCLLLTACVSPSAGSSTLTGSASVTSREQAGVLEQVPAELSIAHFAQMRLEGTDFTLGDILEENAAYTRYAITYRSNGLLISGIMNIPKGTGPFPLVILNHGYIAPSVYTRGRGLKREQDYLARQGFAVLHTDYRGHALSDASPDVREVYDAGLEYAMDSANAINAVRAADLPQVDAKRVGMLGHSLGGGVSLNIAVARPDLVSAFVLYAPVHSDAWENFARWRSKRDDKDRTLAVLGTREENPEAWDALSSLTSLKNITAPVLLFQGTKDADVPPEWSDFLDAQLKALNKDVTYVSYEGEKHEFIPKWEDFMKRTTAFLRGHLTVE; encoded by the coding sequence ATGAAATCCGTGCGATCCCCTTCCGCTCTCCTCGGCCTCTGCCTGCTTCTCACGGCCTGCGTCTCGCCTTCGGCGGGATCCTCCACCCTGACCGGCAGCGCATCCGTCACTTCACGGGAACAAGCCGGAGTGCTGGAACAGGTGCCTGCAGAACTCTCGATCGCGCACTTCGCCCAAATGCGACTGGAAGGAACCGACTTCACCCTCGGCGATATTTTGGAAGAGAACGCCGCCTACACGCGCTACGCGATCACATACCGGAGTAACGGCCTTCTCATCAGCGGGATCATGAATATCCCGAAAGGTACGGGGCCTTTTCCGCTCGTCATTCTCAATCACGGGTACATCGCGCCCTCGGTCTACACCCGCGGCCGGGGCCTCAAGCGCGAGCAGGACTATCTGGCACGACAGGGCTTCGCCGTGCTCCACACCGACTACCGCGGGCACGCCCTGTCGGACGCAAGCCCCGACGTGCGCGAGGTCTACGACGCCGGGCTGGAGTACGCCATGGATAGCGCCAATGCGATCAATGCCGTGCGGGCTGCCGATCTTCCGCAGGTGGATGCGAAGCGGGTGGGCATGCTGGGCCACTCGCTCGGCGGCGGGGTCTCACTCAACATCGCCGTCGCGCGGCCCGATCTCGTGAGCGCGTTCGTCCTGTACGCCCCCGTGCACAGTGACGCGTGGGAGAATTTTGCGCGCTGGAGATCGAAGCGGGACGACAAAGATCGCACGCTCGCTGTCCTCGGCACGCGGGAGGAGAATCCGGAAGCGTGGGATGCCCTTTCATCCCTCACCTCACTCAAAAACATCACTGCACCCGTGCTGCTCTTTCAGGGCACCAAAGACGCGGACGTGCCGCCGGAGTGGTCCGATTTTCTCGATGCGCAGTTGAAAGCACTGAACAAAGACGTCACCTATGTCTCGTACGAAGGCGAGAAGCACGAATTCATTCCAAAGTGGGAGGATTTTATGAAGCGGACGACCGCGTTCCTGCGCGGGCATCTGACGGTAGAATAA
- a CDS encoding amidase yields the protein MNHRMRTIALLSVLVGCTALFGMFRATDSQRLRSQMVEPGSGPQLPPVSLPPCDDSDGENFYNPGFVSGTQISQWDAQQFRSVPVSVVRDYCEGSILKEARCAETCREGATVMCNYFTTFDCPNGCENGACKRDSASSSSSSALARCGNRIRESGEDCDDGNTQNGDYCTSQCKLCPAFSAPYCPDGTLVGGTELDERGCRTSVICVRSSSSMASETCAKDGQRVYGSTQFGPTMCCSKNAGIMPNAYLAGDQCVATSDGSKGTCIDGWWKSCGDGTCGEKENKCSCPRDCSVCIKEGEKSASTPFDPPCCYGLTSVNPGNAPQADGSCPTELPVGAKLCTNCGNGTCEPWENKCSCPRDCTATTCGNKRIDTDEECDPSAESYAPQCGPNGQCNKDCKCLYFFPQPPPPPPVTTECGNGVLDTVEQCDPSAPDGTVACKSDQKCGRSCKCVSFSTSSAGQSFSTPPAGFEDEVQTNPVETRHNWFSDVSLEDEVGQAANFLADKGVIGGYQDGTFRPEKTVNRAEAAKFLLLARYGSVTSQEGVSPFRDAVAGQWYVPFIIRAAETGIIGGYADGTFRPANMVNTAEFLKMLSITFKLSQNEQHNFSDVSAEDWFAPYVGSAFVYKLFPDRGLSLEPQRLLTRGEVAIAIARILQTR from the coding sequence ATGAATCACCGCATGCGAACGATAGCGCTTCTCAGCGTGCTCGTTGGTTGTACTGCTCTGTTCGGAATGTTCCGGGCTACCGATAGTCAACGTTTGCGATCGCAAATGGTGGAGCCTGGTTCAGGTCCTCAACTCCCCCCCGTTTCTCTGCCACCGTGCGACGATTCCGATGGAGAGAATTTCTATAACCCCGGGTTCGTCTCTGGGACGCAGATCTCTCAATGGGATGCGCAGCAGTTCAGGAGCGTACCGGTGTCAGTCGTGCGCGACTACTGCGAAGGCAGCATTCTCAAAGAAGCTCGCTGTGCAGAAACATGCAGAGAAGGTGCAACGGTCATGTGCAATTACTTCACCACCTTCGATTGTCCCAATGGTTGTGAGAATGGCGCATGCAAGCGCGATTCCGCATCCTCTTCCTCGTCGTCCGCTTTGGCCCGATGCGGGAACAGGATCCGCGAATCCGGTGAGGATTGTGACGATGGTAATACCCAAAATGGGGATTACTGCACGTCGCAGTGTAAACTCTGCCCCGCCTTTTCTGCTCCATACTGTCCCGATGGAACGCTCGTCGGCGGGACGGAGCTGGATGAGCGTGGCTGCCGTACGTCAGTGATCTGTGTGCGATCCTCCTCTTCTATGGCCTCTGAGACCTGCGCGAAGGACGGCCAGAGAGTCTACGGCTCCACACAGTTCGGTCCCACGATGTGCTGCAGCAAGAACGCAGGGATCATGCCGAATGCGTATCTTGCAGGTGATCAGTGCGTCGCCACGAGCGATGGCTCCAAAGGCACCTGCATCGACGGCTGGTGGAAGTCTTGCGGCGATGGTACGTGCGGAGAAAAGGAAAACAAATGCAGCTGCCCGCGGGATTGTTCCGTCTGCATCAAGGAAGGTGAAAAAAGTGCCTCCACCCCATTCGATCCTCCTTGTTGTTACGGTTTGACCAGCGTGAATCCGGGCAATGCCCCCCAGGCGGACGGCTCTTGCCCGACGGAGCTCCCTGTCGGTGCCAAGCTGTGCACAAATTGTGGCAATGGTACGTGTGAGCCGTGGGAGAACAAGTGTTCCTGCCCGCGGGATTGCACTGCGACCACCTGTGGAAATAAGCGTATCGATACGGACGAAGAGTGTGATCCCTCTGCAGAGAGCTATGCCCCGCAGTGCGGACCGAATGGCCAATGCAACAAAGACTGCAAGTGCCTCTATTTCTTCCCGCAGCCTCCCCCCCCGCCTCCGGTTACGACGGAATGCGGCAATGGTGTTCTTGATACCGTTGAGCAGTGTGATCCATCCGCTCCGGATGGGACTGTAGCCTGCAAGAGTGATCAAAAATGCGGCAGGAGCTGCAAGTGCGTTTCCTTTTCCACTTCCTCAGCAGGACAGAGTTTCAGCACTCCACCGGCCGGATTCGAGGATGAGGTACAGACCAATCCCGTCGAGACCCGGCACAACTGGTTTTCTGATGTCAGTCTCGAAGATGAGGTGGGTCAAGCCGCCAATTTCCTTGCCGACAAGGGCGTTATCGGCGGCTACCAGGATGGGACGTTCCGGCCGGAGAAGACCGTCAATCGCGCCGAGGCCGCCAAGTTCCTTCTCCTTGCGCGGTACGGGTCCGTCACTTCCCAGGAAGGCGTCTCGCCGTTCCGCGATGCGGTTGCCGGACAGTGGTATGTGCCCTTCATCATCCGGGCGGCTGAAACTGGCATCATCGGCGGTTATGCGGACGGGACCTTCCGTCCGGCGAATATGGTGAACACGGCAGAATTCCTCAAGATGCTTTCGATCACTTTTAAGCTTTCTCAAAACGAGCAGCACAATTTCAGTGATGTCTCTGCAGAGGACTGGTTCGCACCGTATGTCGGTTCCGCGTTTGTCTACAAACTCTTCCCCGACAGGGGGCTTTCGCTCGAGCCGCAGCGTCTTCTCACACGGGGTGAGGTGGCCATTGCCATCGCGAGGATCCTGCAGACACGATGA
- a CDS encoding major intrinsic protein, with protein sequence MALSPLHWRKYVAELLGTATLTFAVLGSLQQQTATPFVAALVLMLAVYIIGPVSGAHVNPAVTVALWSIRKMKTPEALAYIAAQIVGAVAAQFLFQYLLGGLPLVSVTPGWGIAFAEAMGAFFLLLGIAAVVHGKVQSAAGGLTIGSSLLLGILLASLMSNGVLNPAVAIGIRSISLSYLIGPFVGAVAAVYLYQWMVKE encoded by the coding sequence ATGGCTCTCTCTCCCCTTCACTGGCGCAAGTACGTCGCGGAACTCCTCGGGACCGCAACGCTGACGTTTGCTGTCTTGGGCTCTCTGCAGCAGCAGACCGCCACTCCCTTCGTCGCTGCCTTAGTCCTCATGCTCGCGGTGTACATCATCGGGCCCGTCAGCGGCGCCCATGTGAACCCCGCCGTCACGGTGGCTCTCTGGAGCATCCGCAAAATGAAGACCCCCGAGGCACTGGCGTACATCGCCGCACAGATCGTCGGGGCCGTCGCCGCACAGTTCCTCTTTCAGTACCTGCTGGGCGGCCTGCCGCTCGTTTCGGTGACTCCGGGCTGGGGCATCGCCTTCGCCGAAGCGATGGGTGCGTTCTTCCTGCTGCTCGGCATCGCCGCAGTCGTCCATGGCAAAGTGCAATCCGCCGCAGGGGGCCTGACCATCGGCAGCTCGCTTTTACTGGGTATTTTGCTGGCCTCGCTCATGAGCAACGGCGTGCTGAACCCCGCCGTGGCCATCGGCATCCGCTCGATTTCGCTCTCGTACCTGATCGGCCCGTTCGTCGGCGCCGTCGCCGCGGTGTACCTGTATCAGTGGATGGTGAAAGAGTGA
- a CDS encoding DnaK suppressor protein, which yields MAKRSLSSPSERTFSLPQRRGKNWPATQQELEAKLVEHSERLIRGARSGLSAAATAGGELCDAAQTEEVVQDQATTLESLLASIARIQAARQRMRDGVYGICEGCDSAIPVTRLEAVPDTTLCINCAQERERNGIHRVLEPSFVSLARYEGVEQE from the coding sequence ATGGCGAAGAGATCACTCTCCTCCCCTTCCGAACGAACATTCTCTCTGCCTCAGCGCAGAGGAAAAAACTGGCCAGCCACGCAGCAGGAGCTGGAGGCAAAACTCGTCGAGCATTCCGAGCGCTTGATCCGGGGGGCACGCTCGGGCCTCTCGGCCGCTGCGACTGCCGGCGGAGAGCTCTGCGATGCCGCACAAACCGAAGAGGTCGTACAGGATCAGGCCACCACACTCGAATCGCTCCTTGCCTCGATCGCACGTATTCAGGCAGCCAGACAGAGGATGCGGGATGGCGTGTACGGCATCTGTGAAGGGTGCGATTCTGCCATTCCCGTGACGCGGCTGGAGGCCGTGCCCGATACGACGCTGTGCATCAACTGCGCGCAGGAGCGCGAGCGCAACGGAATCCACCGTGTTCTCGAGCCGTCCTTTGTCAGCCTGGCAAGATACGAAGGCGTAGAGCAGGAGTGA
- a CDS encoding magnesium transporter, producing the protein MGAPDTGFRTMNQELFHKVDGLLQAKNDQELRRVLLREDAREIADIIDALGHGKRKTFAVFPPEVQADVVLLLSEASIHSVVPRLPDAVIARFLHFLDEDEATDILQRLHSKRHPHILEKMREDRRKPIEKLLTYGPETAGGLMDLNFLEVDPQAKIPMILSSVQEYMRTHHKQIPIALLTGKNGILWIPSRALMSSNGDVVPSQIARPIPVLHHATDQEDVLETMQREGADVSCVIDDHQKIVGVIHLGDLLRVAEAEASEDVYRLGGMDPLSASYLESKFTTIWRKRVVWLSVLFVAELFTFTALAQFESSIAAVTALALFVPLTISTGGNSGSQAATLITRAMALGDVAPRDWFKVMRRELVMGIALGLTLGAVAFVRASLTPQGVLGTANRWILGLVIAQSVAAICLWGTLVGSMLPLLFKRFGVDPGYASSPFVATFVDVTGIVIYFSIAGVFIL; encoded by the coding sequence ATGGGCGCACCCGATACCGGTTTTCGCACCATGAACCAAGAGCTCTTCCACAAGGTCGACGGCTTGCTGCAGGCGAAGAATGATCAGGAGCTTCGGCGGGTGTTGCTCCGGGAGGATGCCCGTGAGATCGCGGATATCATTGATGCGCTCGGTCATGGCAAGCGAAAAACATTCGCGGTCTTTCCGCCCGAGGTGCAGGCCGATGTGGTCCTGCTTCTCTCAGAGGCCAGCATTCACTCGGTGGTGCCGCGCCTGCCCGATGCCGTCATCGCCCGGTTCCTGCACTTTCTGGATGAAGACGAGGCGACCGATATCCTGCAGCGTCTGCACTCCAAGCGGCATCCGCACATTTTAGAAAAGATGCGCGAAGACCGCCGCAAGCCGATCGAAAAGCTGCTCACCTACGGCCCAGAAACAGCAGGAGGTCTCATGGATCTCAATTTTCTGGAGGTCGATCCGCAGGCGAAAATTCCGATGATTCTCTCGTCGGTGCAGGAGTACATGCGCACGCATCACAAGCAGATACCCATTGCCCTGCTCACGGGCAAGAATGGCATTCTGTGGATTCCCTCGCGCGCACTCATGTCGTCGAACGGTGATGTTGTTCCCTCGCAGATCGCGCGGCCGATCCCGGTGCTGCATCACGCCACCGACCAGGAAGATGTGCTCGAGACGATGCAGCGCGAGGGGGCCGATGTGTCGTGCGTGATCGACGACCACCAGAAGATCGTCGGAGTCATTCATTTGGGCGATCTGCTGAGGGTGGCTGAAGCGGAGGCCAGCGAAGACGTGTACCGCTTGGGAGGTATGGATCCGCTCTCGGCGAGCTACCTCGAAAGCAAATTCACGACGATCTGGCGCAAGCGCGTGGTGTGGCTCTCGGTGCTCTTCGTCGCGGAGCTCTTCACGTTTACTGCGCTCGCGCAGTTCGAATCCTCCATCGCCGCGGTCACCGCACTCGCGCTCTTCGTGCCGCTCACCATTTCCACGGGGGGCAATTCCGGCTCGCAGGCCGCCACGCTCATCACCCGCGCCATGGCGCTGGGCGACGTCGCGCCCCGTGACTGGTTCAAGGTCATGCGCCGCGAGCTCGTGATGGGCATCGCCCTCGGTCTCACGCTCGGAGCCGTGGCATTCGTCCGGGCTTCGCTCACGCCGCAGGGGGTGCTGGGGACGGCGAACCGCTGGATCCTCGGGCTTGTCATCGCGCAATCCGTCGCGGCGATCTGCCTGTGGGGCACGCTCGTCGGCTCGATGCTGCCGCTCCTCTTCAAGCGGTTCGGTGTTGATCCGGGCTACGCTTCGAGCCCTTTCGTGGCGACGTTTGTCGACGTGACAGGCATCGTGATCTACTTCTCGATCGCGGGGGTATTCATCCTCTGA